The Candidatus Celerinatantimonas neptuna DNA segment TGAACTGGCCAAATCCAACAAAATGGCCCGTGAATTTATCGGTAACGGCGCTGTAGCCATCAACGGTGAAAAACAAACCGATGTTGCAGCAGAAATAACCCAAAGCAGTGCACTTTACCAACGCTACACCCTCATCAAACGAGGTAAAAAATTGTTTGCATTGTTGATTTGGGAATAAAACCTGGGGCTGTTGAGCATTGGCGATCTATTTATCCATCCGGCCAAGAGCTATAGCTTATCGCTGGAATGCAGTGAGGCTCGCCTGTTCAGAATAGAGAACGGGGATCATCAAAGCTCAACTTACCTTAAATGAAGGAATAAAACATGAACGAAAAAAAACAAATCAGCGCAGCTGAAATGGTCAAACTAGCCAACGAAGCATTGCATGGCCATGACGATTATATTGATGGTGTCATCGTATATGAAGTCGAACAATCGACAAACGCCATTGTCTTCAAAGGTGAAAACTTCTTAGATGAACAAGGGTTACCAACCTGGAAGAGCACCGCCGCATTTAATCTCTATAAATGGTTAAGCCATCAATTTTCAGATCTCTACCAGGTTTGTTAACGCCAATAGCCCACGCAATATCAGACTTTGGCCTCTATTTATGAGGCCACCTCATATCGATTAATGCACAAGACTCACAAATAAGCAGATATCTTTGTTAAAAATCAGGCGACAATTTACTTAACCTCAACCTGGGATAAGAAGTCACAATGAATCACGATTGATTCATGATGGGTCAGTGTTGTTTTCTGATGCAGGATTGAAGGTCGAGTTCAAGGCAAATCTGAGCCGCCATAGCCATTCTATGGCAAGCGAATTTAACGCCAATATCGACTTTAATCCCTATCAGAAAAGGCTTTATTATCCCGAGTTGAGGTTAAATACAGCTTCATGTTTTATCCCAAAAAGCGCAAAAATAAATGCCCGGATAGTCGCTAAACCTTCATTATCTCTAGAGAACATGCCCCTAAAGCACCTACATTCTCTAAACATATACCTATCAATATCACCGTACTTCTGTAAATTAGTGTCTATCTTACAAGAAACTTAGCCTATTTTGAAAATATGGTGTAACATCGCATTTATAACTACCTATTTGTGCTATATTTGGCACAATAGTTATAACAAAGAATCAAATAAGGTTTTTACCGAAAATGAATGACATTTTGACGATTTTAGTGATAAATGGCCCCAACTTAAATCTACTCGGTCAACGTGAACCAGAAATTTATGGCCACCAGAGCCTGGCTGACATTGCGAAACAACTCGACCAACAAGCTCAGTCACTTCATGTCAAACTGGAACATTTTCAATCGAATCATGAAGGGGCGATTGTCGATCGCATCCATCAGGGGATGGGGAATGTTGACTTTATCATCATCAATCCCGGTGCCTTTACCCATACAAGCGTAGCGCTTCGCGATGCGCTTTTGGGAGTTAATATCCCATTTATCGAAGTACACCTTTCTAATATTCACGCCCGCGAGCCATTTCGCAAACATTCCTATCTGTCTGATAAAGCAATCGGAGTGATCTGTGGTCTAGGAAGTCAGGGGTATCAATTTGCGTTGAGTGCAGCCGTCAAACAGTTGCATTCATCAAAAAATAACTAATAAAGAGAACATCATGGACATTCGTAAAATCAAGAAACTGATCGAACTGGTTGAAGAGTCAGGTATTTCAGAATTAGAAATCACCGAAGGTGAAGAATCGGTTCGAATCAACCGATATTCCAGTCAAGTAGCTCAACCAGCAGTTTACAATGTAGCCCCTCAACCTGTAGCAGCTCCGGTTGCAGCGCCAGCTGCTGCACCAGCACCTGTCGCAGAAGAGCCCAAAGTAACCGGACACACCGTTCGCTCACCAATGGTTGGAACATTCTATCGTTCCCCATCACCAGATGCGCCTTTCTTCGTTGAAGAAGGCCAGAAAGTCAATGTCGGTGATACCCTTTGTATCATTGAAGCTATGAAAATGATGAACCAGATCGAAGCAGACAAAGCAGGTACCGTCAGCAGCGTTCTAGTCGAAGACGGCCAGCCCATTGAATTTGACGAACCGCTATTCATAATCGAATAAAAGAGGCTACCATGCTCGATAAAGTTGTCATCGCAAACCGTGGCGAAATTGCGCTACGGATATTAAGGGCCTGTAAAGAGCTGGGAATTAAAACTGTTGCAGTTCATTCCACAGCCGACCGGGATCTTAAACATGTGCTGTTAGCTGATGAAAGCGTCTGTATCGGCGAACCCGCAGCGGCTAAAAGTTATCTAAATATTCCAAGAATCATTGCTGCGGCTGAAGTTACTGATGCCATTGCGATTCACCCTGGCTACGGCTTTTTATCAGAAAATGCCGAGTTTTCTGAAATGGTCGAAAAAAGTGGTTTTATCTTCATCGGCCCAACGGCTGATACCATTCGCATGATGGGCGATAAAGTTTCAGCCATTGCCGCAATGAAAAAAGCCGGCGTTCCCTGTGTCCCGGGCTCTGATGGATCACTCGACCACGATAACGCACGAAATATTAGCATTGCCAAACGCATTGGTTATCCGGTAATCATCAAAGCCTCCGGTGGTGGTGGTGGTCGCGGAATGCGCGTTGTTCACGAAGAAAAAGAACTTCTGAACGCCATTGAGCTGACGCAGTCCGAAGCCGGTGCCGCATTTGGTAACAGCACCGTCTACATGGAAAAATACCTGGAAAACCCACGCCATGTGGAAATTCAGGTGCTCTCAGACGGTCAGGGTAACGCCATCTATCTGGGAGAGCGCGACTGCTCAATGCAGCGACGCCACCAGAAAGTTGTTGAAGAAGCCCCAGCCCCAGGCATTACTGCTGACATGCGCCGTTATATTGGCGAACGCTGTACCCGAGCCTGTGTTGAAATCAACTATCGCGGTGCCGGTACATTTGAATTCTTGTATGAAAACGGCAACTTCTACTTCATCGAAATGAATACCCGTATTCAGGTTGAACATCCGGTAACCGAAATGATCACAGGCGTTGACTTGGTCAAAGAGCAACTCCGAATTGCCGCCGGACAACCGCTGTCCATCAGCCAGGATGAAGTCAAAATCACCGGCCATGCCATTGAATGCCGAATCAATGCAGAAGACCCTGATACATTTATCCCATCACCGGGTCTGATTGATAAATTCCATTCACCGGGAGGACCGGGGATCCGTTGGGATTCTCACATCTACGCCGGATACAAAGTACCGCCTTACTATGATTCGATGATTGGCAAACTGATCGCCTACGGAGAGAATCGGGATATTGCCATTGCACGTATGAAAAATGCGCTTGCAGAACTCGTTATCAGTGGGATCAAAACCAACGTACCGCTGCAACAAATCATTATGGAAGATGAAAATTTCCATAATGGTGGCACCAATATCCACTATCTTGAGAAAAAACTCGGTTTATAATTAACCGTCATTCTCATACTTTACGGCTCCGATGGTCGCAATGACATCGGAGCCGATTTTATTGACAGGAAAGCCCATGCCCTGGATCCAACTCAAAATCAACGCCACCAAAGAAACGGCCGAACCAATTGGCGATCAACTGATGGAAAACGGTGCACAGGCCGTCACCTTTTTAGATGCTCACGATACCCCGATCTTCGAACCCGATCCGGGTGAAACCCGATTATGGGGTGATACAGATGTACAGGGCCTCTACCCGGCCGATACCGATATGGCACCCATTTTAACAGTGCTGCGCGAATCAGGGATCATCAACGAAACCAACCACCGGCTCGACCAGCTTGAAGACAAAGACTGGGAGCGCGAATGGATGAAAAACTTCCACCCGATGCAATTTGGCAAGCGGTTATGGATCTGCCCAAGCTGGCTGCCGATCCCAGACCTCAATGCCATCAATGTTCTGCTAGACCCTGGACTCGCATTTGGCACCGGAACCCACCCAACCACCGCACTCTGCCTGCAATGGCTCGACAGCCTTGATTTGAGCGATAAAACAGTGGTTGATTTTGGCTGCGGCAGTGGGATCTTAGCCATAGCCGCCTTAAAACTGGGCGCCAAACGAGTTGTTGGAATTGACATCGACCCTCAAGCTTTACAAGCCAGTCATGACAATGCTCAGCGAAATGGTGTTTCTGATCAGCTAGAGTTATACCTGCCTAAAAATCAACCCAGCGACTTTAAAGCAGACATTGTCGTTGCCAATATCTTAGCTGGCCCACTATGCGAGCTGTATAGCGTCATCTGTGGCTATTTGAAAGAAGAAGGCCTGTTAGCCCTTTCAGGGATTCTCAATGAACAGGCCGAGCGCGTCAGCGACGTGTATCGCCCACAAATTGAACTCGACCCGGTGAAATCACAAGGGGACTGGTGCCGGATTAGTGGTAAAAAACTCAATTAGAACAACCCATGCCATAAATGCAAGGTAAAAATCCAGTGATTTTTATAAAAAATGTTCAAATAATGACCTTTTCACGAAGGCCAAAAAGGCGTAAACTACGCCGCCTTTGGATGTGAAGATAAATGAAGGCAAGGTCATGCACATTGGTCCTTATCGGCTGGACAATCCGATTTTACTTGCTCCCATGGCGGGTGTAACTGATCGGCCTTTTCGGATCTTATGCAAACGTTTAGGTGCAGCACTGGCCGTTTCAGAAATGCTGTCGAGCAACCCCAGAGTATGGGAAAGCCGTAAATCGCGCCAACGAATGGACCACATGGGAGAGCCTGGGATCCGTAGCGTCCAAATTGCCGGAGCGGATCCAACCTTAATGGCCAGGGCCGCTCAGGTTAATGTCGACAATGGTGCGCAAATTATCGACATTAACATGGGATGTCCGGCTAAAAAGGTCAACAAAAAACTGGCAGGTTCAGCCCTGATGCAAGACCCGGTTCTGGTCGAAAAGATCTTAACTTCGGTTGTTAAAGCCGTGCATGTTCCGGTCACTCTGAAGATCCGCACCGGCTGGTCAAAAGAAAACCGTAATGCACTGGACATTGCCAGAATAGCCGAACAATCCGGTATTCAGGCATTAGCCATTCACGGACGAACAAAGGCTTGTATGTATCGGGGTGAAGCTGAATATCAGACCATTGCGAAGGTCAAAAAGGCGATTTCCATACCGGTCATTGCCAATGGTGACATCAATACACCGGCCAAAGCCTCTGAAGTACTGCGCAAAACAGGCGCAGATGCCGTGATGATCGGCCGTGCAGCTCAGGGTAACCCCTGGTTGTTCAGTCAAATCAATCACTATCTGGAGACGGGTGAGCACCTTACGCCCCCGGATAAACAAGCAGTGAAACAGGTAATGCTAGAACACCTGGAAAATCTCTACCGGTTTTACGGAGAGCATTTAGGCGTACGAATTGCCCGTAAACATATCGGGTGGTACGTCAACAACCATGCGGAAGCCGCAGATTTTCGCCGCGATTTCAACCGACTTGAGTCGGTCCCGGCACAAACTGCAGCTATCACGAATTTTTGAACAATTTGAATTTATAACAGATAAGAGCGACGAGTATGTTTGAGACTAACCTAACCACAAATACTCTTTCAACAGTGACCACCACTGCTGGCAGTTCAGAACCAAAACAGCGCCCTTTGCGCGATTCCGTTGAGCAAGCCCTGCGCAACTATTTTGCCCAGTTAGACGGTCAGGATGTTACCGAACTTTATGAATTGGTATTGTCTGAAGTTGAAGCCCCGATGTTAGATGTGGTGATGCAGCATACCCGTGGTAACCAGACCCGTGCATCCATCTTGCTCGGCATCAACCGTGGCACCCTGCGCAAAAAACTGAAAAAATACGGCATGAACTAAGTCGAAAACTTAAGTTCTGTTAAAACAAAAGGTTATGGGTAAAATCATAACCTTTTGTTGTTTGAGCAACACCACTGTACAACACACTCTCAAATCCTTTTTCTCTTCATTCTCCTCGGTTTTTCACTTTCATATTTTTTCTCGGTAGATCTCACCTGGCTCACAAATTGGAACATTCGTGAGCACAAACGCCGGTAACTTGATTGCAGAAAGTCATAAACCTGAACCCGGGATAAAAATAGCCGGGAACGACAAACTGATAGCTATTCAATCGAAATAGATTTTATTGTTGCATAGAAAATAACCTCAATTTTTTGTTTTTTGAAAGCAGTTTTTTGGAATAACTATTCTTACTAGAGTTATCGAGAAGGTGATCTAAATTAATCGGCAAAGATTAATTGATTGGGTGTCTTCGTTTTCAACAACCAATCCGTACTTCACCAAATACCGAATTCAACAACTCCCCCTGAATTCTTCATCGATTCATCATGTTGTCGTCAATCACGATTCACTAAGTTAACAAGAAATCAGTGCATTGATACTCGTTACCTGATATAGCTGGAGAAATAATATGGAAAATCTCGAACCAACCGAATACGAAAAAATCTTACAGAAAGACAACATACAACAGATGGGAGATTGGAATAGCGTTGGAAATTCAAAGCCCTCACACATCAGTTTTACCCCCATCGAACCAGATAACTGGCAGAAAAACTTTCCGTTTGTCGGTTACACCAATCAGCTAACCGACAACGGAAATTTGAATATTTCATCAACATCAAGTGCAGTAATCAAAATGAAATTGACGGATACCGACAACCCCGTTTTAGATAAACTATTCACTAATCAAAAACATGAAAACTCTGCCAGCGTCATAGAAAATACCACTCACGGTATTGATTTTTTATCCGGTCGTAGCTTATCGGGTATCGCTTCAGGCGGCTTTTCAACTTGTGCATTTCAGGCAACCTGAGCTAGTAAAGGTGAAGATCATTTCCTGCTTGTCTCTCATATTCAGAGCTTTTCACCGCTGAAAAGTCTGTTGAGTCAATATGAACTCAATCTTGAAAATGTCTCGCGAGTATTCAACATTGTAAACCCGAACGTCTCGAGTATTCAGGAGCAGATCGTTGACAGCACTTTTACTCCGGAAGAAAAACGATTGCTTGATAGCAAAAGCATTTATTGGGTGAAATATCAGACTATCTTCCCGGGGAAAATTTTCGGTGGCTTTGCCTTTGATCGTGTTGTCATCAGCTTCTTACCTCAGAATCTGAAGCACCGTCTCTGGCTAGCTTGTGCAGAAGGCGCTCTCGGAGCCGTTGTCACGAGTGTCCTGGCCTGTCCGGACGATATGCAGAAATATACTCAATATTTATTTCATCAGGACAAATTGTCTGATGTTAAGTCCAATTTATTACAAAAGCATATTTTGTGTGGTGACTTTGGCGATCATTCCCGAATTATTGAACGTATTCTCAAAGCACCACAAAAACAGGGACTGCATAGTGGCAACAATTCAGCACTGATGGAACAGCTTTCAAATGCGCTTGTGGCAGGAAACGGCGCCATCTGGCAACACACTTTAGGCGGTAACCGCACACAAATCTCTTTTTATCAGTCACAGGTCAACCCACAGTTCTGATAATCCTAAAAAATCAGGCCAACGCCCCATGCATCCAGTAATAGCGAGGGTTAATGTAGTGGGGGTCTTAGTTTTCCTGATACTTTTTAGTGGATACAAAAATATCAGTATGCTAGGTTTAGCAATCAAATTAAAATATCTAACAATAAGAATCAGCAAACGTTTTTTATCGCTTCTTTCTGTTGTGCTTTTAGCACAAACGAGATCCACCAAAAACACGTCTGAGCTTGTCGTTAGGCTCTTCCTCACCACGTTTCTAAACAGGATAAATATATGTTCAAGAAAGCTGCATTCGCTTCAGCCGTTGTAGTCATGCTCGGGTTGGCTGGCTGTGCATCAGTGCCAATGGCAAGCAAACAACAATCATCTCAAGCTAAATTTTTTCCAGCGCCAAAAACCGGAAATGCTGGCTTATACGTCTATAGAGATAGTTTTGTTGGACATGCATTAAAAAGAAACATATTCGTAGACGGCAAGTGCCTCGGCCAATCTGCTGATAAGGTTTTTTTCTACAAACAGGTTCCAGGCAATACAAAGCACACAATTTCTACTGAGTCTGAATTCTCACCGAATCAGTTATCTGTATACATGAAGGCAGGGGAGAATTATTTCATTCGTCAATACATCAAATTGGGGGTGTTTGTTGACGGAGCAAACCTTGAGAAGGTCAGTAACAACGAAGGAAAAAGTGCAGTTAAAACTCTTAATATGGCCGTAAATGGCCAATGCAGTAAGTAGCAATTCTCAACGTATGTGCCACGCTGATATCCTGCCATTCTAGGTTCTTCTTGAACAAAAAAGAGGAAGAAACTTTGCAGGCATGGGAGCAGCCCATTAAGACATATTGAACGTTCCGATTACGTCAAAACGTAGTTCTTCTTAACGGTATTTTCATTATGTCTTTTATTCGCTAATGCACCCACATCATGAGCCCAGTTATATCAAGGGTTCATGATGTGGGTAGTAAGTTTAACCCAAAGCAATAATCCAAGCCCTCCTTGAACCCAGTGATAGCAAGGATTCATGGCTAAAATCAAGACATCCACTCAAGTCAGATCAAGAGTTCACCCGGTGGGTGTCTTAGTTTCGCCCTGTGTCTTATTGTTATCCGCAAAATAACTGCTGCACAATCAGAAAAACAGCCCGACAAAAATCAACTGATATCTTATCATTCACAGAAATAGAATAACCTTTGAAATTATAGGATAGGAAAAAAATGAATAAAAATATCGCCTTAGCTGAAGTTGATGAAATTAACATCAGCATCATTATGGACAACTCAATCGACGCACTGTTGGTGGGCAGCCAGGAAGTGCAGCGGTTTGATTTTTCAGCCCAGCAACTCATTGCTGAAGACGGTTTCTCAGCTATCGTTGCCGAACATGGTTTCTCAGCAAAGCTAGAGATGAAATGCGGCACAAATCAGGGAGCCGTACTCTATGATACCGGCATCAGTCCTGACGGAACCCGGCACAATATGGAAGCCCTGGGTATTGATATCAATCAAATGCAGGCCATTGTTCTGAGCCACAGCCACATGGATCATACCGGAGGATTACCTGCACTGCTGGATAAAATGAGCACACCGCCAATACCACTGGTGGTTCATCCGGACGCCTTACTGGAAAGAAAACTCGTCCGCCCGGATGGATATGAAGAGGAAACCACCGCCCCCCGGTTAACAGAACAACAACTGAGTAAAGTTCATCTGCAAAAACATACCGAACCAACACTACTGGCGGATAACATGCTGCTCGTCTCTGGAGAAATAGAGCGGACGACAGCATTTGAGACAGGATTTCCTTTAAACTATACAAAATACGGTGGCCAGTGGCAGCATGATCCGCTGATCAAAGACGACCAATGTGTCATCGTCAGGTTGCGCGGCAAAGGTTTGGTTGTGGTTTCCGGTTGTTGTCATGCCGGTGTGGTCAATACGGTGCACTATGCACAAAAACTGACCGGATGTGACCAGGTTTATGCGGTATTGGGTGGTTTTCATTTAACCGGGAATATCTTTGATAAAATCATCCCGGATACGCTTGATGCACTACGGGAAATTAATCCGAAATACCTGATCCCCG contains these protein-coding regions:
- the accB_1 gene encoding Biotin carboxyl carrier protein of acetyl-CoA carboxylase; the encoded protein is MDIRKIKKLIELVEESGISELEITEGEESVRINRYSSQVAQPAVYNVAPQPVAAPVAAPAAAPAPVAEEPKVTGHTVRSPMVGTFYRSPSPDAPFFVEEGQKVNVGDTLCIIEAMKMMNQIEADKAGTVSSVLVEDGQPIEFDEPLFIIE
- the fis gene encoding DNA-binding protein Fis is translated as MFETNLTTNTLSTVTTTAGSSEPKQRPLRDSVEQALRNYFAQLDGQDVTELYELVLSEVEAPMLDVVMQHTRGNQTRASILLGINRGTLRKKLKKYGMN
- the accC_1 gene encoding Biotin carboxylase — encoded protein: MLDKVVIANRGEIALRILRACKELGIKTVAVHSTADRDLKHVLLADESVCIGEPAAAKSYLNIPRIIAAAEVTDAIAIHPGYGFLSENAEFSEMVEKSGFIFIGPTADTIRMMGDKVSAIAAMKKAGVPCVPGSDGSLDHDNARNISIAKRIGYPVIIKASGGGGGRGMRVVHEEKELLNAIELTQSEAGAAFGNSTVYMEKYLENPRHVEIQVLSDGQGNAIYLGERDCSMQRRHQKVVEEAPAPGITADMRRYIGERCTRACVEINYRGAGTFEFLYENGNFYFIEMNTRIQVEHPVTEMITGVDLVKEQLRIAAGQPLSISQDEVKITGHAIECRINAEDPDTFIPSPGLIDKFHSPGGPGIRWDSHIYAGYKVPPYYDSMIGKLIAYGENRDIAIARMKNALAELVISGIKTNVPLQQIIMEDENFHNGGTNIHYLEKKLGL
- the prmA gene encoding Ribosomal protein L11 methyltransferase, giving the protein MPWIQLKINATKETAEPIGDQLMENGAQAVTFLDAHDTPIFEPDPGETRLWGDTDVQGLYPADTDMAPILTVLRESGIINETNHRLDQLEDKDWEREWMKNFHPMQFGKRLWICPSWLPIPDLNAINVLLDPGLAFGTGTHPTTALCLQWLDSLDLSDKTVVDFGCGSGILAIAALKLGAKRVVGIDIDPQALQASHDNAQRNGVSDQLELYLPKNQPSDFKADIVVANILAGPLCELYSVICGYLKEEGLLALSGILNEQAERVSDVYRPQIELDPVKSQGDWCRISGKKLN
- the dusB gene encoding tRNA-dihydrouridine synthase B; this translates as MHIGPYRLDNPILLAPMAGVTDRPFRILCKRLGAALAVSEMLSSNPRVWESRKSRQRMDHMGEPGIRSVQIAGADPTLMARAAQVNVDNGAQIIDINMGCPAKKVNKKLAGSALMQDPVLVEKILTSVVKAVHVPVTLKIRTGWSKENRNALDIARIAEQSGIQALAIHGRTKACMYRGEAEYQTIAKVKKAISIPVIANGDINTPAKASEVLRKTGADAVMIGRAAQGNPWLFSQINHYLETGEHLTPPDKQAVKQVMLEHLENLYRFYGEHLGVRIARKHIGWYVNNHAEAADFRRDFNRLESVPAQTAAITNF
- the aroQ_1 gene encoding 3-dehydroquinate dehydratase, encoding MNDILTILVINGPNLNLLGQREPEIYGHQSLADIAKQLDQQAQSLHVKLEHFQSNHEGAIVDRIHQGMGNVDFIIINPGAFTHTSVALRDALLGVNIPFIEVHLSNIHAREPFRKHSYLSDKAIGVICGLGSQGYQFALSAAVKQLHSSKNN
- the yciN gene encoding Protein YciN is translated as MNEKKQISAAEMVKLANEALHGHDDYIDGVIVYEVEQSTNAIVFKGENFLDEQGLPTWKSTAAFNLYKWLSHQFSDLYQVC